AACGCGAGAAAGAGACCCGCCGTGGCCTCCCCGCCCCCCTCCGCCCGACCGGCCCGCCTCGTGGTCCTGGTCTCCGGCTCCGGAACGAATCTCCAGGCCCTGCTCGATGCGATCGCCGACGATCCGCAGGGCTTCGGCGCCCGCATCGTCGCCGTCGGTGCCGACCGGGGCGGGATCGCCGGTCTGGAGCGCGCCGAGCGCGCCGGGCTGCCGACCTTTGTGTGCCGGGTCAAGGACTACGGGACGCGCGACGCGTGGGACACCGCACTCACCGAGGCAACCGCGGCGTTCGAACCGGATCTCGTCATCTCGGCCGGCTTCATGAAGATCGTGGGGAAGGAATTCCTCGCCCGCTTCGGTGGCCGCTGTGTCAATACGCATCCCGCCCTGCTGCCCAGCTTTCCCGGAGCCCACGGAGTGCGCGACGCGCTCGCGTACGGCTCGAAGGTCACCGGGTGCACCGTCCACTTCGTCGACGACGGCGTCGACACCGGCCCGATCATCGCGCAGGGCGTGGTCGAGGTGCGGGACGAGGACGATGAAGCCGCTCTCCATGAGCGGATCAAGGAAATCGAGCGACGGCTGCTCGTCGAGGTCGTGGGGCGTCTGGCCCGTAACGGCTACCGCATTGAGGGACGAAAGGTAGTTTTCCCGTGACTGTTGAGGCTGCGAAGCGGGCCATCCGGCGAGCGCTGGTCAGTGTTTATGACAAGACGGGTCTGGAGGAGCTCGCCCGTGGGCTGCACGAGGCGGGTGTGGAGCTGGTTTCCACCGGCTCGACCGCCGCGAAGATCGCCGCGGCCGGAGTGCCGGTCACCAAGGTCGAGGAGCTCACCGGCTTCCCCGAGTGCCTGGACGGCCGGGTCAAGACCCTGCACCCGCGCGTGCACGCCGGGATCCTCGCCGACCTGCGGCTCGAGTCGCACCGCGAACAGCTTGCCGAGCTCGGCGTGGAGCCATTCGGCCTCGTGGTCGTCAACCTCTACCCGTTCCGGGAGACCGTCGCCTCGGGCGCCTCTCCCGACGAGTGTGTCGAGCAGATCGACATCGGCGGCCCGTCGATGGTCCGCGCCGCCGCCAAGAACCACCCCTCCGTCGCGGTCGTGACCAGCCCCGCGCGGTACGCGGATGTCCTCGATGCGGTCAAGGAGGGCGGCTTCGATCTGACCGCCCGCAAGCGGCTCGCCGCCGAGGCCTTCCAGCACACCGCCGCGTACGACGTGGCCGTCGCCTCCTGGTTCGCCTCCTCCTACGCGCCCGCCGACGATTCGGTCCTCCCCGACTTCCTGGGCGCGACCTTCGAGCGCACGAACGTGCTTCGCTACGGCGAGAACCCGCACCAGGCCGCGGCGCTGTACTCCAACGGCAATGGTGGCCTCGCCGACGCGGAACAGCTGCACGGCAAGGAGATGTCGTACAACAACTACGTCGACACGGAGGCGGCCCGGCGCGCGGCGTACGACCACGACGAGCCCTGTGTCGCGATCATCAAGCACGCCAACCCGTGCGGCATCGCGGTCGGCGTGGATGTCGCCGAAGCGCACCGCAAGGCGCACGCCTGCGACCCGCTGTCGGCGTTCGGCGGGGTCATCGCCGTCAACCGGCCGGTCACCGTCGCGCTTGCCGAGCAGGTCGCCGAGATCTTCACCGAGGTCATCGTGGCTCCGGCGTACGAGGACGGCGCCGTCGAGGTGCTGGCCCGCAAGAAGAACATTCGCGTGCTGCGTTGCACGGGCTCCCCGGCGGCCCCCGTCGAACTCCGGCCCATCGAGGGCGGCGCGCTGCTGCAGATCAAGGACCGCCTGCAGGCGGACGGCGACGACCCGGCGAACTGGACGCTGGCGACGGGTGAGGCGCTGTCGGCGGACGAGCTGGCCGAGCTCTCCTTCGCGTGGCGGGCCTGCCGCGCGGTCAAGTCCAACGCGATCCTGCTGGCCAAGGACCGCGCGTCGGTCGGTGTCGGCATGGGCCAGGTCAACCGAGTCGACTCCGCGAAGCTCGCGGTGGAACGGGCCGGCGCCGAGCGCGCGGAGGGTTCGTACGCCGCGTCCGACGCGTTCTTCCCGTTCCCGGACGGCCTGGAGATCCTGACCGCCGCGGGCATCAAGGCAGTGGTGCAGCCGGGCGGTTCGGTCCGTGACGAGCAGGTCGTCGAGGCCGCGAAGAAGGCGGGAGTGACGATGTACTTCACGGGGACGCGGCACTTCTTCCACTGAGCAGCCGACGTCCACTGAGCAGCCGACGTAAAAGGCCGCGTCCCGAAGTGGGGACGCGGCCTTTGCCGTACAGCTGGTCAGCAGGTGGCTCAGGCGCGCTGACGGGTGAACCAGGCGCTGCCATCGGACTTGCCGACGAAGACGGCGATCAGGATGGCGAGGACGGTGTGCACCAGACCGACGAGGACGAACGGGTAGATGCCCAGGATCGCCGTGATGACGCCGAAGACCAGTGCGGTGATACGGATGCCGTTGCCGCCGCTGCTGAACTTGACGCCGAGCACGATCGCGAGGATTCCCCACGCCAGGATGAGGAAGGCGATGGCCCACACCGCACCGACCGACATGTCGGCGATCTGCTGGAACTGGACGTCGTCCCGCAGCGCGGGGTCGTCCTTCGCCTTGTTGAGGCCGACGGCGCCCATCGCCGCGAAGATCGCGCCGATCACCTGGAAGCCGGCGATGATGAAGAGCATCACGCGGGCCGCCTTCACGCCGCCCGGCATCTCCGTCGGACCGGCCGCGAAGCCGCCGGCGCCGTACGGCTGGACCGGCGGTGCCTGGGGGTAGCCGTAACCGGGCTGGCCCTGAGGCTGCTGACCCTGGGGATAGCCGTAGCCCGGCTGACCGCCCTGCTGCTGGCCGTAGGGATTGTTCGGGTCGCCGAAGCTCATTACGGGATTCCTCCGTTGAAAAGTGCGGGGACGATGCGGTCCGAGCGGAGGAACGTAACGAAATATGCGGTTTGCCCCCCAACACTGCCGCGGTACTGCGCGGCACATCGTGGTCTTAACATCGACTTTTTGTCCAGTCGGTATTCGTATGTGTTGTGCAAGTGCAATCTCCCGGTCGCGTCGGCCGGGGGGTGGGGCGCCGGTGTGATGCGGGCCGCAGCGGCGGAGCGATCAGGACCGAATTGGAACAGTGGCGGGTCCATCCGCGAGGATGGGTCCATGACCGCCCAGATTCTCGATGGCAAGGCCACCGCAGCCGCGATCAAGTCCGACCTGACCGCCCGCGTGGCGGCGCTCAAGGAGAGGGGCATCACCCCCGGTCTCGGGACCCTGCTTGTCGGGGACGACCCGGGCAGCCGCTGGTACGTCAACGGCAAGCACCGCGACTGCGCGCAGGTCGGCATCGCCTCGATCCAGCGCGAACTGCCCGACACCGCCACGCAGGAAGAGATCGAGGCGGTCGTCCGGGAACTCAACGACAACCCCGAGTGCACGGGCTACATCGTCCAGCTGCCGCTTCCCAAGGGCATCGACGCCAACCGCGTCCTGGAGCTGATGGACCCGGCCAAGGACGCGGACGGGCTGCACCCGATGAGCCTCGGCAAGCTGGTGCTCGGTGTGGAGGGCCCGCTGCCGTGCACTCCGTACGGCATCGTCCAGTTGCTCCGGCATCACGGCGTCGAGATCAACGGCGCGAATGTGGTGGTCGTGGGCCGCGGGATCACCATCGGGCGGCCGATGCCGCTGGTGCTGACCCGTAAGTCCGAGAACGCGACGGTGACGCAGTGCCACACCGGTACGCGCGATCTGTCCGCGCATCTGCGGCAGGCGGACATCATCGTGGCCGCGGCCGGCGTCCCGCACCTGGTCAAGCCGGAAGACGTCAAGCCGGGTGCGGCGGTACTCGACGTCGGTGTCAGCCGCGACGAGAACGGCAAGATCGTCGGAGACGTCCACCCGGGCGTCGCCGAGGTGGCCGGCTGGGTCGCCCCGAACCCGGGCGGCGTCGGCCCGATGACCCGCGCGCAGCTGCTGGTCAACGTTGTCGAGGCGGCGGAGCGCGCCGCGGTCGCCGTCGCGGGCTGACCGGGAAGGCTGAGCCCATGGGCGTACGCACGAACGACGGAGCCGACGCGGCGGAGCCGTGGGGCGCCGGCGCGAACCCGAACGGGGCAGGGATGCGTGGGGACGAGGTGGATACGGCGGCCGCCCTCAGGAGGGCGTCCTCAGCAGAGGACGGGACGTCCCGGCCGGACGCCGACGGCGCCGGCCCACAGCCGGCGGCCGACGCTGCCGCCGCGGACAGCGGACCCCGTCCGGACATCGACGCCGCCTCCCCGAAGCCGGAGGCCCCGGACGCCGCTGCCGCCGCCGTGATCGCCAATGCCGTCCACCCCCGCCATGCCGGCCCGGACACGAGCGGCCCGGAGTCGAGCGGCCCTGACACCTCCGGCCCTGACACCACCGGCCCGGTCGCCGACACCGCGTCCGCGACAGGGGCCGCCGACCAGGGGGTCCGCCCCGACGCCGGCAAGAAGCCCTCCCGCCGGCCCCCCTCCCTCACCCGCGACACCGCACGGCCCGAGGGCGGCGGACGGGCGGCGCCCGGGGACGCTTCCGCGCCCGCCCGGCAGTGGCCCCTGCTCACCGTCCTGGCCCTCGCCGGTCTCGGCCTGGTGATCGTCGGCAGCGACGGCTTCGCCGACGCCTTCCGGGTGGGGACCATCCTGATCGGCGTGGCGCTGATCACCGGCGCCGTGATGCGCCGCACCCTGCCCTCCGTCGGCATGCTCGCGGTGCGCTCGCGCTTCACGGACATGGTCACGTACGGACTGCTCGGCACCCTGATCGTGCTGCTCGCGCTCGTGGCCCAGCCGAAGCCGTGGCTCGACGTCCCGTTCCTCGAGGACGCCGTCCACTTCACCGT
This portion of the Streptomyces sp. NBC_01750 genome encodes:
- a CDS encoding bifunctional methylenetetrahydrofolate dehydrogenase/methenyltetrahydrofolate cyclohydrolase; amino-acid sequence: MTAQILDGKATAAAIKSDLTARVAALKERGITPGLGTLLVGDDPGSRWYVNGKHRDCAQVGIASIQRELPDTATQEEIEAVVRELNDNPECTGYIVQLPLPKGIDANRVLELMDPAKDADGLHPMSLGKLVLGVEGPLPCTPYGIVQLLRHHGVEINGANVVVVGRGITIGRPMPLVLTRKSENATVTQCHTGTRDLSAHLRQADIIVAAAGVPHLVKPEDVKPGAAVLDVGVSRDENGKIVGDVHPGVAEVAGWVAPNPGGVGPMTRAQLLVNVVEAAERAAVAVAG
- the purH gene encoding bifunctional phosphoribosylaminoimidazolecarboxamide formyltransferase/IMP cyclohydrolase; the encoded protein is MTVEAAKRAIRRALVSVYDKTGLEELARGLHEAGVELVSTGSTAAKIAAAGVPVTKVEELTGFPECLDGRVKTLHPRVHAGILADLRLESHREQLAELGVEPFGLVVVNLYPFRETVASGASPDECVEQIDIGGPSMVRAAAKNHPSVAVVTSPARYADVLDAVKEGGFDLTARKRLAAEAFQHTAAYDVAVASWFASSYAPADDSVLPDFLGATFERTNVLRYGENPHQAAALYSNGNGGLADAEQLHGKEMSYNNYVDTEAARRAAYDHDEPCVAIIKHANPCGIAVGVDVAEAHRKAHACDPLSAFGGVIAVNRPVTVALAEQVAEIFTEVIVAPAYEDGAVEVLARKKNIRVLRCTGSPAAPVELRPIEGGALLQIKDRLQADGDDPANWTLATGEALSADELAELSFAWRACRAVKSNAILLAKDRASVGVGMGQVNRVDSAKLAVERAGAERAEGSYAASDAFFPFPDGLEILTAAGIKAVVQPGGSVRDEQVVEAAKKAGVTMYFTGTRHFFH
- a CDS encoding DUF3017 domain-containing protein, translated to MGVRTNDGADAAEPWGAGANPNGAGMRGDEVDTAAALRRASSAEDGTSRPDADGAGPQPAADAAAADSGPRPDIDAASPKPEAPDAAAAAVIANAVHPRHAGPDTSGPESSGPDTSGPDTTGPVADTASATGAADQGVRPDAGKKPSRRPPSLTRDTARPEGGGRAAPGDASAPARQWPLLTVLALAGLGLVIVGSDGFADAFRVGTILIGVALITGAVMRRTLPSVGMLAVRSRFTDMVTYGLLGTLIVLLALVAQPKPWLDVPFLEDAVHFTVR
- the purN gene encoding phosphoribosylglycinamide formyltransferase; the protein is MASPPPSARPARLVVLVSGSGTNLQALLDAIADDPQGFGARIVAVGADRGGIAGLERAERAGLPTFVCRVKDYGTRDAWDTALTEATAAFEPDLVISAGFMKIVGKEFLARFGGRCVNTHPALLPSFPGAHGVRDALAYGSKVTGCTVHFVDDGVDTGPIIAQGVVEVRDEDDEAALHERIKEIERRLLVEVVGRLARNGYRIEGRKVVFP